A genomic window from Fulvitalea axinellae includes:
- the nrdD gene encoding anaerobic ribonucleoside-triphosphate reductase, whose product MTRMITKRNGTESPFEKTKILNAVLKACASIDAQRAENSDISRIVSDNVSLSVADRPNVSIYEIERRVEDELMRLGEPDIAREYIEYKTKRKIQRDGLLKYVDEAVNLKNLENENANMPEKVFTARMTRVSGEVMREYAKHYLLPEEHTRLHGEGWIYIHDFNAYTVGQQNCMFLDMGNILSKPIHTTNGTMRPPKSISSALSIAAVVIQCQSNCQFGGISVQSMDYAMQDFIKLSFDRHLSEIEKYREIETPTRDAEIDNQLLEAISKDIKIANASVREAYLRTVRETEQACEAFIHNLNHLESRAGNQLPFSSINYGCCETWAGKLFIRSILKATIDGIGEKRSTPIFPQQIWQYHKKEDGTVNNADLLDLAHECSIKRVYPNYVNCNQEVYDIYDEKGEIDPDKNAATMGCRTRLGANVNGSNGKTGRGNLSPVTLNFPKIALETKTPEAFVEKVTELAYKGIEMMEARFKWQSKQVMGSAPFMYLNKVWKHNEEYSEDKKIGDVLATGTFALGFIGVAEASKVLFGDNHFVNKEADAFFFKVCSELKKICEREGIARKRNISLYATPAESLCHSFAKLLRKQYGVIEDVTDKEFITNSYHVPVWQEVPWFDKIETEGKYHALCTGGCITYIELRNDITVDQYKDIVSGAMERGLYYFCTNIPKDKCLDCGFEGIIGNKADKTDGTELVCHECGSDDVMTLRRVTGYITGSYHKRFNDGKKQEVNMRVKHH is encoded by the coding sequence ATGACAAGAATGATAACCAAAAGAAACGGAACCGAGTCGCCGTTTGAAAAAACAAAAATACTCAACGCCGTACTCAAGGCCTGCGCGTCGATCGATGCCCAAAGAGCCGAAAACAGCGATATTTCACGCATTGTAAGCGATAACGTTAGCCTTTCCGTAGCTGATCGCCCCAATGTTTCGATATACGAAATCGAGCGTCGCGTGGAAGACGAGCTTATGCGCTTGGGCGAGCCCGACATCGCCCGGGAGTATATCGAGTACAAGACCAAACGCAAAATACAGCGCGACGGACTACTCAAATACGTGGACGAGGCGGTCAATCTGAAAAACCTCGAAAACGAGAACGCGAACATGCCTGAGAAGGTCTTCACGGCAAGAATGACCCGTGTGTCTGGCGAGGTTATGCGCGAGTACGCCAAACACTACCTTTTGCCCGAAGAACACACCCGCCTGCATGGCGAGGGATGGATCTACATTCACGATTTCAACGCCTATACCGTGGGACAACAGAACTGCATGTTCCTTGACATGGGCAACATCCTCTCCAAGCCAATTCACACTACGAACGGCACGATGCGACCGCCGAAAAGCATTAGTTCGGCGCTTTCGATAGCCGCAGTAGTGATTCAGTGCCAATCGAACTGCCAATTTGGAGGAATCTCCGTGCAGTCGATGGACTACGCGATGCAGGACTTTATCAAACTGTCTTTCGATCGTCATTTATCAGAAATTGAAAAATACCGGGAAATAGAAACTCCGACAAGAGACGCTGAGATTGACAATCAGCTTCTTGAAGCCATTTCTAAAGACATAAAAATAGCTAACGCTTCCGTAAGAGAAGCTTACTTGCGAACCGTAAGGGAAACGGAACAGGCTTGCGAAGCATTCATCCATAATCTTAACCATTTGGAAAGCCGGGCCGGCAACCAGCTTCCGTTCAGCTCCATCAACTACGGATGTTGCGAAACTTGGGCTGGAAAACTTTTCATCCGCTCCATTCTCAAGGCCACTATTGACGGAATTGGCGAAAAACGCAGTACGCCAATCTTCCCGCAACAGATTTGGCAGTACCATAAAAAGGAAGACGGCACAGTCAATAATGCCGACTTGCTGGACTTGGCCCACGAATGCTCCATCAAGAGGGTTTACCCGAACTACGTAAACTGCAACCAAGAAGTATACGACATCTACGACGAGAAAGGGGAAATAGATCCGGACAAAAACGCAGCTACGATGGGATGCCGAACCCGCTTGGGCGCAAACGTAAACGGATCGAACGGCAAGACCGGACGCGGAAACCTTTCGCCAGTCACGCTGAACTTCCCGAAAATCGCTTTGGAGACAAAAACGCCGGAAGCTTTCGTAGAGAAAGTGACCGAATTGGCTTACAAAGGCATCGAGATGATGGAGGCTCGCTTCAAATGGCAATCCAAACAAGTGATGGGATCCGCCCCGTTTATGTACCTCAATAAAGTCTGGAAACATAACGAGGAATATAGCGAAGACAAAAAAATCGGAGACGTATTGGCTACCGGCACATTTGCGCTCGGGTTTATCGGCGTTGCGGAGGCCTCAAAAGTGTTGTTCGGCGATAACCATTTCGTCAACAAAGAAGCTGACGCATTCTTCTTCAAAGTCTGCTCCGAACTGAAGAAAATTTGCGAACGCGAAGGAATAGCGCGAAAACGCAATATCAGTTTGTACGCCACACCGGCCGAAAGCCTGTGCCATAGCTTCGCGAAACTGTTGCGCAAGCAGTACGGCGTAATAGAAGATGTTACGGACAAAGAATTTATCACCAATTCTTACCACGTTCCCGTATGGCAGGAGGTTCCTTGGTTTGACAAAATCGAGACCGAGGGGAAATACCACGCCCTCTGTACCGGCGGATGCATCACCTACATCGAACTGCGTAATGATATTACCGTGGACCAATACAAAGACATTGTAAGCGGAGCGATGGAGAGAGGCCTTTATTATTTCTGTACCAACATCCCGAAAGACAAATGTCTGGACTGCGGGTTCGAAGGAATTATAGGCAACAAGGCCGACAAAACCGACGGCACGGAACTGGTATGCCACGAATGCGGCAGCGATGACGTTATGACGCTCAGAAGAGTGACAGGATATATTACGGGCTCATACC